The DNA window tgGCACCAACGTTTAGCTATACGTAATTGTTTTGTAGTATTGAACCATATGCGCATATTACCCTAAAATTATAGCATTATTTGGTTTTTGAACATGTTTTCAAATCTTCGCTAATAAATGTCATCACTTGGTCAACGAAATTTGCTATTGAGCACGATGCCATTATGGTTTGTTCCGTTTCAGTTGCTCGGCAACGTTACCAATCAGCGTCGCTGCCACCGcatggggctgctgggaaaccGAGGCCAAAACAGAAAGCGACCGCCCTTTTTTGAGAGACGGGGGAAGAACAGCAGAGGGAGAGCTGGGGGAGCGTCAGACTGAAAAACAACTGCAAAAAGCAGCGGAACCTTGCTTGAGGTGGGCTTATCGATGTGTTAAGCAAATTGTTTTTAGTCGAGACTcgtttatttaataatatgtcGGATAAAAAAGTGGATTTTAATGCGCGGTTTGATGACGTAATGGCGATGGTCGAACAAGAAATGGCGATAGCGCGTACAGGCCTGTTGGTAAATTATCCACGTTGCGTTTCAGTAAACAACTCTACTTCCTTTCATAATCGGTCACAATGCCTTTATagcaatatttttgttgttttaccGGATGCACGTTACTAACAACTGTTTTACAAATTGTACAATTTTACGGTTGTGAAGGTTGGCGAAAGGCCTTCCGCTGCTAGTCCGCGCTAGCGCGCTGTTGCAGAGCGACTCCAGTGCGTTATTGGCTCATTTGATATACTTTATGCTGCTGTCTGGTGTGTGATTGGACGTTTTACAGTCACGTCTGTCAGTTGACAGCTGTTCACAGTGTTCAGTTGGATAATATCTGTGATTGGCGTGGTCTTTTCATTGCTCCTATTGGACCCCTTGAAATGCTTTGCATAGCgggcaaatacattttggtgCTGTATCTAAAACCTTTAAATCATGTTTCTACACGCTGATGCTATTTGAACGAGCATAAAATGATGTCTGGCTAAATATGGTAtaatatatttaacagaaatgtGCTTTGTCGTCTAACGAGGGTGGAACTTCAAAATTTGTTGAATGGAATTGAAATAGcctggaaaaatatttatttcccctTGCATTAGGTTAGCAGTCATCAGTGCCTAGCTGCCTTTACCCTCGCAGGTTTATATGTTGGCTTGATTCTTCGCAGTTAGCTTATCCGTTAACTTGCTTCCTGTGATGCAGAATGTACCTGCATAGACAGTATGCAACGTTGTACGATGAGGTTAGCTGTGGTAAACAGTCTAGCAGTATACCAAACCCTGACAAATTTGTCTAGCTAAAGTTTACCTTTAAAGGCTAGATGGTTATTAGCTACAATAAACAAATACTTTAACTACTTGTCTATATGCATTTGCGTTTCTATTATATTTACAGCATCttctaaataaatacagtgcaaTATGTTCGCTAACGTTGCCTAATTTCGAGACTTTATTGTACTCGAGTTTATATAGGCACGATCCGCTTTTTTAGGGTAAGCATGGCTCTTGGTGGTGTCCACGAGAATGGACTCCGTAAAATGTCATATTCCTTGGAATTTGACATGTTACATTATGTCGCATTAAACTAAAATGGCTAAGTTTAGCTGTATCATTGCTACATTTTAAGGCCTTGTTAGACAGGATACGGAGAAATTATCCATAGTGCATGATAGTGACCTGCTACTATCCAAATAATGGATGGTCATAATCactatttgctttttttttcaaggggAGGGGCTGAATCATGTCCGATGAGGATGTCATTGATTGTGGGAGTGAGTTTCCGGCCCACTACAAGGTCATGCTGGACAAACTGAACGAGCAGAGACAACTGGACCAGTTTACGGACATCACGCTCATCGTGGACGGTGAGACCCGCGCTTTTCCCGTCACTTGACTGAATTTATTACCGTGGAGATGTACGTCACTCAGCTATTTATAGTGACTGTGCCGCTATGTGTAcgtttgtgcgcatgtgtggtTTAAATGTACTGTTGCAGTGTGGGTCGTGGCAACTTGGATGAGAGTTTGGGTCCTGGAGGCTGGAAACACGTTCTGATTTTTTTcagcgtgtttttttttaatgttcagtgAACTAAGGTTATTATGCTCTCCAGTTTGTTGTTGCCTCGATGTTTGAAAAGTCCATGTCATACTGTTATCCTGAGACTGCACATAGAGCTACATTCTTTCAGTTGGCGCATGTGCAGACTTTCTTCCCGGGGTAGTTTTGAATCATTGAAAGCTTTAgatgcatttcatgtttttattattttcttatgcGGTGTATCTGTCCTCACCTTCTCCTTCGTGCATTCTTCCTAAATCGTGGGAAATAGGCAGACATCACAATCCATGGTGTTGAATGAGTGTGACTAGCGCTAAACCAGTATCTCCAGTGGTTCCACCACTGGTCACATGTTTGAGCTACATAACCGTAAGGGAGCTAatgaagaacaaagaaattAGGTCTTGTTCAACACAATGCAACAGTGTTTGCGTTTAATAAATACCACATTATGTATTTCTCTTCCTAAAGTGTAAATACAGTGTCAATCTGCAGTACCTTAAACGGACCACCAGATGGAAGTGTTGTAGTAGAACTGAGGAGGAAACTCCAAAATGGGTATCTCCATAACTTTATGACACATCGCCACAGAGATCTGCACGTATGTGAAGACACAATTTAAATGTCCACATAATCATGTATGTTTAGATGCAGATGGAGTGGCTATGCTTTGAACGGAACCTTTTCTGATTTTACAATGGCTTTTTTTACTGACGCTATAactagtatttatttatttagcagacaagGTGTAGTGCAAAAGTGTTTATCCTGAGAGCTGTGCATGGGCACAGAATAGGATGTAGCTGTATAAAACTGCAAACGTGAGCCATTCAGTGTGTGTACAATTACAAGAGCATTGCCGCTGTGATGGTACTCTTTTGGCCTGTAGCTGTCCTCAGTGCTATGTTGTAACTGTGCAGTTGTGTGCGTTCTGgtcattttttacagtctctggttctgGTCTACAGGTCACCAGTTCAGGGCCCATAAAGCCGTCCTTGCAGCCTGCAGTCAGTTCTTTCACAAGTTCTTCCAGGATTTCAAGATGGAGCCCCTAGTGGAGATTGAAGGTATCACGCCTGATTCTTTTAACTGAGTTCACCCACACTTTTCATCTGCAAAGCTACATTTATTGATATGGAGGCTGAAGTAAGAATGTGTTGGCTCTATATTAGTaaatataaatcaataaaattataaaatgaatataaatattagAGCTAATGAGAGAGCCTGAAACCTTGATGTAGTCTCATGTCTGTTTAGTTTAATGGACATTAGGCCCTTGGGGTgagcgttctctctctcttaccgaCGCGTGTCTCGGCAGGGGTGAGTAACTTGGCGTTTCGGCACCTGATGGAGTTCACCTACACGGCCAGGCTGGCGGTGAACGGGCAGGAGGAGGTTAGCGACGTGTGGAAGGCCGCAGAGTACCTGCAGATGCAGGAGGCCATCAAGGCCCTCAACAACAGGTACGCTGACGGTAGCATGTCGCTAATGCTATCTGCGCTACAACGCTCTTGAAGGCTTCAGCAGCAGGTATGCTAATGGTACCCGTGCTACAAGGCTATTGAAGCCCTCAGTAACAGGTACGCTAATGCTATCTGCGCTACAGGGCTGTTGAAGCCCTCAATAACAGGTACGCTAATGGTACCTGTGCTCAAGGCTGTTGAAGCCCTCAGTAACAGGTACGCTAATAGCTGTGCTTAAGGCTATTGGAAGCCCTCAACAACAGTTACGCTAGTGGTACCCATGCTACAAGGCTATTGAAGCCTTCAACATCAGGTACGCTAATACTACCCATGCTACAAGGCCCGTGCCAGATAAGGGCTGCACTACCATAAAACTCTGAAGAAGGGCGTTTTGTGCCTGAAACGTTTGGGCAAATGAAAGAtatataaaagtattttaagGCAGCGTGGCCCTTGTCTCATTTTTGCGTGATAGAAGTTGAAAGTGACGTGCGTGACTTTTATTCCAGCAGCAAGTCCCCGGTGTACAGCGGCCCGGCCAAGGGCAAGGCCAAGAAGAGGAAGATCGCCGAGACGTCCAACGTGATCACGGAGACCCTGCCCTCGGCCGACACGGAGCCCGTGGAGATCGAGGTGGAGATCGACGAGGGCCCcatggaggtggaggagagcgggctggaggaggtggtggaggccGCCCGCAACGCCCACGTGGGCGGGGACTCCTCGGACGACTCGGCCCTGGCCCTGCTGGCCGACATCACCAGCAAgtaccagcagggggagccggCGCTGCGGGCGGCGAAgaggggggcggcggcgccCGAGGCGGTGGCGGgggtcggcggcggcggcgccacGGTGCTGCTGCCGGAGCCCAAGGCCCTGGAGAGCATCGAGGTGGTGGAGGTGCAGATCTCGCAGCTGGACAACATGTTCCGCTGCGACAAGTGCGAGCGCTCCTTCAAGCTCTTCTACCACCTGAAGCAGCACCTGCGCTCGCACGCGGCCGGCGCCGCCGACCGGCCCTACGTCTGCCGCCACTGCGACAAGGCGTACGCGCGCGAGGGCGCGCTCAAGCACCACCTGAGCAGCTACCACTACGACGCCGAGGAGCAGGCGCGCCGCCAGCGGCCGCAGAAGAGGCTGCACGTCTGCGAGTACTGCGACAAGCAGTTCGACCACTTCGGCCACTTCAAGGAGCACCTGCGCAAGCACACGGGTGAGAAGGGGTTTACGGGTTTAGGGGTttaggggtttggggggggggggtgtgtatgtgtgtgtgtgtgtgtgtgtgcgcgtgcgcgtgtgtgtgcgtgtgtggtctCTGGCGGCTCCAGTACCGtgctgattgtgtgtttgtgtgcgtgtgtgtgtgtatgtatctccGTGCTGCGGTGGTCACTGGCGGCTCCAGTACCGTGCTgattgcgtgcgtgtgtgcgtgtgtggtctCTGGCGGCTCCAGTACCGTGCTgattgcgtgcgtgtgtggtcGCTGGCGGCTCCAGTACCGTGCTgattgcgtgcgtgtgtggtcGCTGGCGGCTCCAGTACCGTGCTgattgcgtgcgtgtgtgcgtgtgtggtctCTGGCGGCTCCAGTACCGTGCTgttttgcgtgcgtgtgtgcgtgtgtggtctCTGGCGGCTCCAGTGCTGATTGCGTGTTTGTGCCGCAGGCGAGAAGCCGTTCGAGTGCCCGGACTGCCACGAGCGCTTCGCCAGGAACAGCACGCTCAAGTGCCACATGGCCGCCTGCCAGAACGGCTGCGGGGCCAAGAAGGGCCGCAAGAAGCTCTACGAGTGTCAGGTACGACAACACCTGCGCACACCTGCGCACACCTGCGCACACCTGCGCATACCTGCGTACACCTGCGCACACCTGCGCACACCTGCGTACACCTGCGTACACCTGCGCACACCTGTGTGAGGGGAACACCTGCGTACACCTACGCACACCTGCGTACGCCTGCGTACACCTGCGTACGCCTGCGTACGCCTGCGCATACCTGCGTACACCTGCGCACACCTGCGTACACCTGCTTACGCCTGCGTGAGGGGAACACCTGTGTACACCTGCGCACACCTGCGCACACCTGCGTGAGGGGAACACCTGTGTACACCTGCTTACGCCTGCGTGAGGGGAACACCTCTGCACACCTGCTTACGCCTGTGTGAGGGGAACACCTCTGCACACCTGCTTACACCTGTGTGAGGAGAacacctgtgcacacctgtGTGAGGGGAACACCTCTGCACACCTGTATGAGGGGAGAGAACACCAGCATGTGCCTGCACATCTCCTTTATATAACTTTGTCTGAAGACACACTGCCTTTAGCTGGTATGATGTAATTTTGTTGCAGTTCTTTCATAACTTAATTCTGGACCAGGAATGTCTCGTTCTGATCCTGCTCAACAAAAGAATGCGGAGCTTTTCATTGTTTTCGAACCATAATACTAAATATTAATCAAttatctctccttccctctgtctctctcacccccccccccccaggtgtgcAGCAGCGTGTTTAACAGCTGGGACCAGTTTAAGGACCACCTGGTGATCCACACGGGGGAGAAGCCCAACCACTGCACGCTGTGCGACGTCTGGTTCACGCAGCCGCGCGACCTCCGCGCGCACCTGAGGGACCTGCACGGCGTCCAGGACAAGGCCCTGCTGGCCGCCGAGCCCGCCGCCGACcacgcccccggccccgcccccgacgaggaggaggaggaggaggaggaggaggtggtggaggaggagctgctccAGGACGGCATCCGGGTGGAGCACGTCACCGTGGAGCCCGTCCCGCTGGAGGGGGAGGCGGTGGACGTGGtcggggtggtggagggggagacGGCGGTGGTGGTACaggtgggaggggaggtggaggtggggcgCCCTGAGggtaaggaggaggaggaggcggaggggcTGGACTTCTCCCAGGGGGCGGGGACTGAAGGAGGGGCGCGACTGGAGATCAGGGTGGAGCAGGTGACGGGCGGGGACGCCGTCGCCGAGGTGCCGGACTCCGAGGTTCacctggagcaggagcaggtggaggtCCAGGTGGAGGAGGGCGTGGTGCAGGGGGTGGAGGTATGAGGGTTCCTCCCCTCCTGTCCCGGGACACTGTCGTGCAGACAAGAGGTTTTCCGCAACgcacatttcagaatttttatttatggagaagaaaaataaaactgcgtGTCCATCTCCCTgttgctccgccccccccccacgcagtTGCAGATTTTAAACAGCTTTACTGACCAAATACACCCATCAACGCTCCCCTGTTTATCTTTTTAAAGGCTAACAGTACTTTTCAGCAAAAAATTGCGGTGCATGGGCTGATTTTGCTGCCAACGTTTtgtgaaggggggggcgggggcttgtTACTGTGCCGGATTTTCTGGACGGGACGGGATCTCCAGTCTTCATTTCGCTGGGAGCTCGAACCTTTGTCCTCAGAAGCCCCTCAGCAAGGCTTGGGTGTGAAATCACTGCAGCTCGGAGTCTGGATACCATACGCAGAAGTGCAAAGCCGCTAAGACCCTCagcttttgaaataaaaaaaaccatgtttctgttttgttttttttttctttcatttttgtagaaatctttagttttaaaaaagtgtagAAGCATTGTTTATTgtatagttttatttaattttttttttttttgtttcggtACGCTTTTTCTGAACCTGCTAGCTTGCCATCCTGTTGGATGTCCGATTGAGAGACttgcaaataaaattcaaatgcaaaagaaCGCGAATGGACACACACCCCCTTCCCGATTCACCGACGCTCTCTGTTGGTCGCCGCCTGACATTGTCCGTTCCATTGTCACAACAAATACTTCGCAATCATCAGAGCAGAAACAAGAGCACTTCCTAATATTTAAATACTTCCTTCccttgttgtttttattttccacagagGTCGTGGTGCATCATTGAATTGTTACATGAATTCTTCAGTTTtgtacagaacaataaaaattTCGAAATCAGTATAGATTTTTGCCAACTGTGGTccagtaattattattttttgcctggTAAAGCTTTTAGAAGAGAAGGCTACCAAGGCtgacgtgtgtgcgtgtgcgcgcaggCGTGTGTTGATTGCgcattgcttgtatttgttttagtaTAACGACGCATTTCCTTCAGAAACTTTTTGAGTTTTAGGTTATTTGCCTGACGGACATGGCACTAAGGACAGTACACACCGTTTTGATGCGCAGTACAATTATTTAAAGTCTTTAATTCGGCATTTATGGGATTGGTGACTTTTTTGTAACTGGTGGGTCACAGAAAGTTTGTACACTGATTGAATGGGTCGTGGTCTGAGGAGATTGAGACTCACTAATTTAGATTATCCCCTTAGTTCAACGCCCtttctttttgctttatttaaaagTCCGCTTCACACTTTTCTCTTAAGAGGATCAGATTTCCCCATCTGCTCTCTGGTACCCGCGATTACATCGAACTCAATCCAGAATGTATTACCTGGCTATAGACAAGCAAAGCGACTCGTCTCGGTATTGGAACATTTTAGTACGCGTTTACTGCGTATTTGTGCCAAGTCGCTGACGAGCCCAACCCTTATTCGGTGCTGTCAGGACCATATCGTCCCATGGCATTCTGAAAAGCCGTTAGCTGCTAGTAACATTTAAATGCTAACGGATATGCGagggcattgttttttttgttttgttttttccccctgcattTGGTGTGCAGTTCAATTAAATCTGCTGCCTATTTCCGTCAGCAAGATGGAAAAATCTTTCCGACTTAAAATAATTGAACCCTAATCTGCTTCAAGAGTCTGCCCTTTCCAAGAATAACTTCAAGTGCCCACTTAGACACTGCCCTATCCTTAGCTGTTGTGGATCGGGCAGCCGAGGGTTGCCCGTAGCTTGGACTCCGAAAGTACATGTTTGAACGGGAATTAAATTATGGTTGTGATTCCTGGCGAGGATAAACAAATATTGCTTAGCatggaaatatactgtataaaggTGACGAAACCTTTTTATCGTCCTCTGATTAATGAGAGTAACTCTAGGGAAAATGTCTTGACTGGCACTTATTTTT is part of the Anguilla anguilla isolate fAngAng1 chromosome 10, fAngAng1.pri, whole genome shotgun sequence genome and encodes:
- the znf131 gene encoding zinc finger protein 131 isoform X2, which translates into the protein MSDEDVIDCGSEFPAHYKVMLDKLNEQRQLDQFTDITLIVDGHQFRAHKAVLAACSQFFHKFFQDFKMEPLVEIEGVSNLAFRHLMEFTYTARLAVNGQEEVSDVWKAAEYLQMQEAIKALNNSKSPVYSGPAKGKAKKRKIAETSNVITETLPSADTEPVEIEVEIDEGPMEVEESGLEEVVEAARNAHVGGDSSDDSALALLADITSKYQQGEPALRAAKRGAAAPEAVAGVGGGGATVLLPEPKALESIEVVEVQISQLDNMFRCDKCERSFKLFYHLKQHLRSHAAGAADRPYVCRHCDKAYAREGALKHHLSSYHYDAEEQARRQRPQKRLHVCEYCDKQFDHFGHFKEHLRKHTGEKPFECPDCHERFARNSTLKCHMAACQNGCGAKKGRKKLYECQVCSSVFNSWDQFKDHLVIHTGEKPNHCTLCDVWFTQPRDLRAHLRDLHGVQDKALLAAEPAADHAPGPAPDEEEEEEEEEVVEEELLQDGIRVEHVTVEPVPLEGEAVDVVGVVEGETAVVVQVGGEVEVGRPEGKEEEEAEGLDFSQGAGTEGGARLEIRVEQVTGGDAVAEVPDSEVHLEQEQVEVQVEEGVVQGVEV
- the znf131 gene encoding zinc finger protein 131 isoform X1 — encoded protein: MSDEDVIDCGSEFPAHYKVMLDKLNEQRQLDQFTDITLIVDGHQFRAHKAVLAACSQFFHKFFQDFKMEPLVEIEGVSNLAFRHLMEFTYTARLAVNGQEEVSDVWKAAEYLQMQEAIKALNNSSKSPVYSGPAKGKAKKRKIAETSNVITETLPSADTEPVEIEVEIDEGPMEVEESGLEEVVEAARNAHVGGDSSDDSALALLADITSKYQQGEPALRAAKRGAAAPEAVAGVGGGGATVLLPEPKALESIEVVEVQISQLDNMFRCDKCERSFKLFYHLKQHLRSHAAGAADRPYVCRHCDKAYAREGALKHHLSSYHYDAEEQARRQRPQKRLHVCEYCDKQFDHFGHFKEHLRKHTGEKPFECPDCHERFARNSTLKCHMAACQNGCGAKKGRKKLYECQVCSSVFNSWDQFKDHLVIHTGEKPNHCTLCDVWFTQPRDLRAHLRDLHGVQDKALLAAEPAADHAPGPAPDEEEEEEEEEVVEEELLQDGIRVEHVTVEPVPLEGEAVDVVGVVEGETAVVVQVGGEVEVGRPEGKEEEEAEGLDFSQGAGTEGGARLEIRVEQVTGGDAVAEVPDSEVHLEQEQVEVQVEEGVVQGVEV